GCAGCGCGACCGCCGCCGCGATGCCGCTCAGCGTTTCCGGCGGCAGCAGCTGCGCCAGCTTCGGCTGCGCCAGGCTGGCGTCGTGCGCGCCGCGCGCGGCGTAGATGCGGCGCAGCAGCGGCAGCACGCTGTCCGTCCACGGCCCGCCTTCGGCGGATGGCCGCCGGGCGATGCGCAGCGACGGGCTCATGCGTCCAGGCGCGGCAACGGCTGCCGCCAGAAACGCCAGCGCTGGCCGCGCGCGATGCGGAAGCGCGCGCCGTCCTCGAAATCCAGCAGCAACTGCTGCAGTTCGCCGCGGCGCAGCGCTTCGAGCAACGGTTGCATCACCTCGCCGACGAACTGCTCGGGCGCGCGCAACTGGCGCAGGTCGACCAGCGCATCCACCCGTGGCGCCTGCTCCGTGCCGATGCCGGCGGCCTGGGCCAGCGCGCGCAGCAGCGGTTCGCGGCTGCGTACCTGCGCATGCGTGGTGCCGACCGCGGCCGGCAGCGCGCCGCCGCCCCAGAACCACAGCGAGTTGATCGCCGGCTGTCCGCGCGCGGCGCGTTCGCGGTTCCAGGGATGCTGGTGCAGCACGATCTGCGCTTCGGTCAGCAGCGCCCGCCAGCGGCGCGCGCCCTCGCCCTGCGGCAGGTGGTCGAACAGGTCGGCGCCGAGCACCTGCGCCGGCGCGGTGAACTCGGGCAGCGCGCTGCCCGGGTCCAGGCGCAGATACCAGCGGGTGGGTTCGGGCGCGTCCAGGGCCAGGCCGGCCTCGGCGAACGTGTCCTGCAGCGCGGGCAGCAGCGCGGCCAGGTCGGCGGCGTCGATCGCGAGCATGTCGCCATGCGCCATCAGCCGCGCGCCCTGCATGTCCGGCACCACGTAGGCCGGATCGGCGCGCAACCACACGCCGTCGCCGGCGTCGCCGGCATCCAGTTGCCGGGTCAGTGCCGCCACCGGCCATTGCCCGGGCGGCAACGCGAAATGGCGGCGCAGTTGCGCTTCGGCGCCGGCATCCAGGCGCTCGCGCTCGGCGCGGCCGAGCGCCCGCGCCACCTCGCCGGTGAGCGCCGGCGCGGCCAGGCGGGCCCGCTCCGGCAACAGCAAGGTGGCGACGGCCACGGCGTCAGCCGAGGTACTGGACGCTGACGATCTCGTACTCGCGGCGGCCGGCCGGCGCGTCGATGCTGACGCTGTCGCCTTCCAGCTTGCCGATCAGCGCGCGCGCCAGCGGCGAGGAGATCGCGATCAGGCCCAGCTTGATGTCCGCCTCGAGGTCGCCGACCAGCTGGTAGCGCTTCTCTTCGTCGGTCTCCACGTCGGCCAGGGTCACGGTCGCGCCGAACACCACCTTGCTGCCGACCGCCAGCTTGCTGACGTCGATGACCTCGGCGTGCGACAGCTCGCTCTCCAGCTGCTTGATGCGGCCTTCGATGAAGCCCTGCTGCTCGCGCGCGGCGTGGTACTCGGCGTTTTCCTTCAGGTCGCCGTGCGCGCGCGCCTCGGCGATCGCGGCGATGACCTCCGGGCGCTTGACCGACTTCAGCTGGTCCAGTTCCTCGCGCAGCCGCTGCGCGCCTTGCATGGTGATCGGGGCTCTCACGCTTCCAGCTCCTTGTGCAGTTCCTGCAGCGCCCAGACCGGACCGGTGCCGCGGAATTCCAATGAATGCACCAGCGCACGCGCGCCGGCAACGGTGGTCGAATAGGTGACGCGCTGCTGCAGGGCTTCGCGCCGGATCGAGAACGAATCGGAGATCGCCGCGCGACCTTCGGTGGTGTTGACGATATACACGATTTCGCCGTTCTTGATCAGGTCGACGATGTGCGGGCGGCCCTCGGCGACCTTGTTGATCTGGTCGCACTGCAGGCCGTTCTGGCGCAGCCACGCGCAGGTGCCGCTGGTCGCCACCAGGGTATGGCCGCGCTCGACCAGCGCCTGCGCCACCGGCAGCACGCGCTGCTTGTCCGGGTCGCGCACCGACAGGAACGCCTTGCCCAGCGGCGGCGCCTTGATCCCGCCGGCTTCCTGCGCGCGCGCGAAGGCGGCGCCGAAGCTGCGTCCCACGCCCATCACCTCGCCGGTGGAGCGCATCTCCGGGCCGAGGATCGGGTCCACGCCCTGGAACTTGGCGAACGGGAAGATCGCTTCCTTCACCGAGTAGTAGTCCGGCACGATCTCCTTCAGCGCGCCCTGCTCGGCCAGGGTCTTGCCGGCCATGCAGCGCGCGGCGATCTTGGCCAGCGCCATGCCGGTGGCCTTGGACACGAACGGCACCGTGCGCGAGGCGCGCGGGTTCACTTCCAGCAGGAATACGATGTCGTCGCCGGCCTCGTCCACCTGCACCGCGAACTGGGTGTTCATCAGCCCGACCACGTCCAGGCCCTTGGCCAGCATCACCACCTGGCGGCGCAGTTCGGCCTGGGTCTTGGCCGAAAGCGAGTACGGCGGCAGCGAGCACGAGGAATCGCCCGAATGCACGCCGGCTTCCTCGATGTGCTCCATCACCCCGCCGATCAGCACCTGGCCGTCCTTGTCGGCGATGATGTCCACGTCCACTTCCACCGCGTTGTCGAGGAAGCGGTCCAGCAGCACCGGCGAATCGTTGGACACCTTGACCGCGTCGCGCACGTAGCGCGCCAGGTCCGATTCGCCGTAGACGATCTCCATCGCGCGGCCGCCGAGCACGTAGCTCGGGCGCACCACCAGCGGATAGCCGATCTCGCGCGCCAGCACCAGCGCCTCCTCGGCGTTGCGGGCGATGCGGTTCGGCGGCTGCTTCAGGCCCAGCTTGTCGACCAGCTGCTGGAAGCGCTCGCGGTCCTCGGCCAGGTCGATCGAGTCCGGGCTGGTGCCGATCACCGGCACGCCGTTGGCTTCCAGCGCGCGCGCCAGCTTCAGTGGGGTCTGCCCGCCGTACTGGACGATCACGCCCTTGGGCTGCTCCAGTTCGACGATCTCCAGCACG
The Xanthomonas sp. AM6 DNA segment above includes these coding regions:
- the greA gene encoding transcription elongation factor GreA yields the protein MTMQGAQRLREELDQLKSVKRPEVIAAIAEARAHGDLKENAEYHAAREQQGFIEGRIKQLESELSHAEVIDVSKLAVGSKVVFGATVTLADVETDEEKRYQLVGDLEADIKLGLIAISSPLARALIGKLEGDSVSIDAPAGRREYEIVSVQYLG
- a CDS encoding phosphoglycerate mutase; amino-acid sequence: MAVATLLLPERARLAAPALTGEVARALGRAERERLDAGAEAQLRRHFALPPGQWPVAALTRQLDAGDAGDGVWLRADPAYVVPDMQGARLMAHGDMLAIDAADLAALLPALQDTFAEAGLALDAPEPTRWYLRLDPGSALPEFTAPAQVLGADLFDHLPQGEGARRWRALLTEAQIVLHQHPWNRERAARGQPAINSLWFWGGGALPAAVGTTHAQVRSREPLLRALAQAAGIGTEQAPRVDALVDLRQLRAPEQFVGEVMQPLLEALRRGELQQLLLDFEDGARFRIARGQRWRFWRQPLPRLDA